The nucleotide window TGCTGGGGCCAGGGCCGGGTATCAAGCAGATGACTCGCGAAGAGCAGGCGAAAAACGCACGGTTACCGAAACGGAGGCAAACAGCGGTAAAGGCGGAAAAGCGTACGCAGTCGAGACGGGTGATGAAACAGGGGTACGTTTCAGCCGCGACCTCACCAGCGATGACATGGTCAAGATCGGCAAGACATTCAAGGAAGCGGCGGGTCACCAGTACCAAAGAGCCTTCGGCGATAACCAACAAAGTGTCGAATCCTATGTCGATAGCGGGGGGGTAACTTATAGCAGCTCTACATCACAAGGCGGGACAATAAGCCTTACTCCAACGCAGATGGCCATGAGGATCCGTGAGATGGGGTTGCAGAGGCGATTGAGAGTTACACGGACCAGCGCTTTGGCTGGTCAAGTGATGCAAGGCAGGCTTATGAACGAGCAGAAAGAATGGCGCGAGCAGAGTATGCCGGCATCAGCGATAGCGCTGACAAGGAGAATTTAATCAAAGCCAATGCCTTGCGCGCTGCGGCCATGAATAGCAGCGACAAACAGGCCAAGCAGTCATGGGAGAACTTCGCAGGGCAAGTGACTGGGGCAGATATATCAGGCATCGCGCCAGTTTCCTTGATGACTGGCGGGAGCAATCAAATTAAAGCGCAAGGATGGGAAGGAAGCGCCAATAGAGGAGCGCTGGCGCAAAATCCAAATGAGAATGAAGCCGGGAAGAAAGGCAGCACGGTTGGCCAACGGGCCGCCAATGGGGCAGCGACAGTTGTACGAGATGCCGGGGAAGGGCGCGAAAAGCTAGAGGAAGATCAAAGTGAACGTTTGAAAGCGGCTCAACAATTGCAGCGCGCGCTGAATCGTGACCCCGGTGGGATGGATGTAAAGGCGCGCCCTGTGCGCCCTAAAGATAAGTAGTGGGGCAGTCACTCATCCTCGTGCGGGGTACAACCATAGGGGTTGCCTCTACAATCGAAAAATTCATCAATCATTGGCAATCCAGAAGCCGGATTTACTCCGAGATGTTCGTATCCGCCGTCCAGGTCCAAGTCTTGAAAAGAATCGGCAATATTCGGGTTTTTTCTTTTTTGCCAATTCTCGTAAAACATTATGGAGAATATAAATGAAAAGAAGGCAACCGCGAAACCATTAAACTCCAGCCATGTCAGCACCAATTCCATAAAGACTCCTTCTATCATCAATCAAAATTAAAACATAATTCGGCTTCAGCTGGGGCAAGTGTTATTGCTGACTGTATGGTTTACCCTTGTAATTATCTATCTCATCCCAAGGGTCACCGATTGATGGAGGTGTAAGCTCAATACCCAAATCCAAATCATCGGATTCGGTATTGAACCAGAAAACCCTCCTCCCGAACGAAACTACGAATGGGAGAGCAGCCACACCAACACATGCGGCAAGAAAGACCACAAGGCCTGGGTTTTTCGCAAAAATTTCGAACATTCTCTTACCTCTTTGGATTACTCGTTTCAAAATTAGCATACCGCGAGCAGCGGTGCAGAAATCTTTACATCCTGGTCTCGATTCCATTGACCTCCTCCCCTCCGTAAACGAAGGGGATTCCAACTGCGCTCAGGGATTGCATGCCGCACCCCCCTTGGCGCTGGCAGGTTGACGCTTCATCGGCCGGCTTGGCTGCACCGCATCCTCCACGTCCATTCGCGCGGCCGTCCGGCCGGCGAGCACGGCGAGTCCCGCCGCAAGAATGTTCTTCGCCGCGTTGATGTCGGCGTCCTCCGCATGGCCGCAGGCCGTGCAGAGGTAGTGTTTTCCGTTCCGGCTGGCGGCATCGACATGCCCGCAGCAGGAACATTTCTGACTGGTGTAGGCCGGGCTGACCTTGATCACCTCGCCCCCGCGCCAGCCGAGCTTGTAGCGCAGCAGGGCTTCCAGGGCATGCCACCCTTGATCGAGGATTGCGCGGTTGAGCCCGGCCTTCTGCCGGACGTTCCGGCCTGGCGCCTCGGCGCATCCCTTGGCGCTGGCCGTCATGTTGCGGATGTTCAGGTCTTCGAGCACCACGACTGCGGCGCGGTTCGCGATTTGCGTCGTCTCCTTGTGCAGCCAGTCCCGGCGCTGATTGGCGATGTGGCGATGGCAGCGCGCCACGCGCTGCTCGGCGCGCCGCTGCCGGTTCGACTTCCCCGGCCGCACGCCCTTCGGGAAGGGTGCCTTGGGGTCCAGGCCCATCGCCCGCTTCTGCGCCTCGATCTTGCGAGCGACAGCGCGTTGATAGCGCTTGAGACGGTAGGCCGACCGCTTGAGCGCATTGAGCGGGGCAACACGGTGGCCGTTCGAGAGTGCCAGCGTATCGGTGACGCCCCTGTCGGCGCCGATGACCTCGCCGGCGCAGGGTAAGGCTCCCGCCTGCCGCTCGACCTCCGAGGTGATCGAGACCACCCAGCGCCCGGCATCGAGCGATACCGTGATTTGCTTGGGCTGCCCCTCGGGCCGCCGGGAGTTTCGATAGCGCGCCCAGCCGATTTTCGGCAGGAAGACGCGGCCGTTGGCGGCATCGACGTGCTCCGGTTTCGGCTGGGGATAGCGGAAGGAATCCCCGATGCCGTAGCGCCGGAAGGACGGTTCGCCTGCGGCGTCCATCGGGCGCATCTCGCCGCGCTTGACGGCGGACAGATCCTTGAAGCGCTTGGCCCAGGCACGGTCGAGATCCTTCAGGGCCTGCTGCAACACCTGGGAGTGGATTTCCTTGAGCCAGGGGTGTTCGAGCTTCCACCGCGGCAGCCGGTTGGCCAGATCGACATAGCGCGGGACCTTTTCGCCGCGCGACCGCGCATCGAACTGCAAAGCCAGCGCCTTGTTCCACACCCAGCGACGCGCGCCGGCGAAGCGCCGGAACCGTGCTTCAAGTGGCTTGGCGCGGTGCATTGCGTAGCGGTAGGACTGCAAAACGAGCATCGATCCAAATTACCAAATCAAGGGCAGAGCCGCTGGTTTATTTCGTCTTCCAAGGCCGCTTCCAGCGTCCGCGCCTTATATCCCCGCCCTGAAGGACGGGGTTTTACGGCGCATCTGATAATCCAAACCGGGCAGCCCCACGGATAAATCCAGGGGGCAGCTTGAATTCCGTCATTTTAAGCCATGTTTTCCGCCACCAATTCAACGAAATCCCGATGCATCCTTGCACTTACTTTTGATGCATAAGGGGGAAGGGTATGAGCCTGATTGAAAAAATCGTCGATCTCGTCGAAGACACCACCATGCCGGACGGGCAAATCATTGACCTCCATGCCATCGAGGACGGTCCCCTCAAGATCAGGGTGCCCACCGGCTGGCGCGACACGGATCTCAAAAAGGTGCCAGCCGAGTGGCTGAACGACATGCTGCTTGTTATCGATAAGAACTGGTCGAACAACCTGGCTACGCGCGGCACCATCTCTTGCACCGTGGACATGAATTCCTGCCGGTTGCGCTGCACGGCATTCAGGGAGCGCAGCGGTAGAAAGCGTGGTCTTGTCATGCGCAAGGTTCCCTACAAACCCATTTCGCTCGAAAAGCTCGGCCTGCCAATCCAGATCATGAAGCTAATCGCCCAGATGCGCGGCCTGGTTCTGGTTACGGGCCAGACAGGTGCTGGCAAGACCACCTCTATCGCCTCGCTGTTGACCCACATCAACGAGACCTATCGTAACCACATTATCACCATCGAAGATCCGATCGAATACGAAATATTCGACCAACAGTCGATCGTCACCCAGCGAGAGGTGCCCACGGACATCCCGAGCTTTGCCCACGGCATTCATGATGCAATGCGGCAAAGCCCTGATGTGATTTTCGTGTCCGAGATCCGCGATGCCGACACGGCTGAGACGGTGTTGCGCGCCTCCGAATCTGGGCACCTGGTGCTAGCCACCCTCCACGCGAGCTCCGCCATCGGCGCCATTCAGAAGCTGCTGAGCTTCTTCCCGTCGAACGAATGGGACGGGCGCCTATCCACGATCGCCAACAACCTGCTCATGGCGGTCTACCAGACCCTGATACCGACTGCCGACGGCATGCGCTTCGCCATGGCGGCCGAGTACCTGTGCAACCACAACCAGCAGATCGCCAACAACCTTCTACATCGCGACCGCTGGCCGCAGGCGGTCGAGTACGCCAAGCGCAGCGAAGACCGCGTCTCGCGCTTGCTAAACGCTTCCATAATGGAACTTCTCCTATCCAAGACAATCGCCCCGTCAGCCGCAATCCAGGCAAGCAATAATCGAATCGACTTGCGTGACAAGATGCAGGCGGCGCAGATCTCGCTGCTCGATCAGACTCGAGAGCGTGAAGTAGCGCTTTCGCGATAAGCGGACAACAACAAGCAGCAGAGAGGGGTGGGCAGCATGGAAATCGCAGCATCCAGACTCGTTTACGACTCTGAGCGCGTATACAGAAGCGTTATCGAGCATTTTCTGACGGACCACCCGGAATGTGCTGACGATCTGGAGCAGCTGTTCTTCTCGTGGGGGAACATCGAGGAGACCGTCAAACGGGCATCCTTTCTTGTGTCCCTGCTTCCACGGTGTGAGGACGACAATCGACCATTGATCACCGCCGCATTGCATGACGGCATTATTGCGGGCAGCAGGTTGGCAGGCTACCAGGCCTACACTCCATTTCTAACGGCGTTCGTGAAGCGGCTCGGGAAAGGTTTGGCGGAGAGCTCTATTTACGGAATGTCGGCCGACGGCAGGCAAGAAAAGTGGGAATTGTGCTGTCCTTTTATATGCCAATGGGCAGCCTCATACGATACGATCGTGGTTATCGAGAACGAGGGCGTCTCGCCGGCGGTCAAGCGGGCTACCGAATTGCTTCTGACGGCCCGATTGCTGACGGCGCGCGACCTGGCGCTACAGATAGAGCAAGGCGAGAATATTTCGGCCTTGCCACACCAAGAGCCGAACGGCCGCTCTTGCTTATAGCGCATGCCGGACAGGCATGCACATCCGCCACATTTTCTTGGCTGCAGGCAAAGCGCGTACCGCATGTGCATTTCGCAAGTTTCAAGCGGGCACAATTGACCGAACGAGCAATAAACCATACTCGATTAAAATCGAGCACAGCCTCGCTGCCCATGGAGTTGAGATATCTTTCATAAGCGTAGGTAATCCGCTCCACCGGGCTCATGCCCTGGCATTTGTGCAGTTCGATCAGCACCGCCGTTACATGAAAGCGCATCATATTGGAGCACAGCAGGCTATCAATGCTTTGCGGAAGTTGCCCTTGAGGGGGAGGTTTGCCGTTGATTGCTCGCCAGGTTGAAAGAATCATCGGACGCGTGATGACCTCCGGGAGTAAATCACGGATAACCGGTGGACGGGCACCAAGACGGCAAAGATTTTCGAGCAACGTATAAGCATCACGAAACCCGCGGTCCGCGGGAACTTTATCTACAGTCACGGATTCGCGAGCAACCGACACATCCGCCGATGCGCCTCCAACCCGCGGCCGGCCGCAGGCACGGGATGATTTCAAAGCGCACGCCGGGCAGTTCGAAACATCCCTCACATCTTCTTTGTTATATGCGTATCGAGTTCCACATTGCCGACAGCAGTGCAAACCAATCTTACCAACCGAAGCCGCCCTGGAAATCATCCAGACTCGATTGAAATCGAACAGCTTCTCATGCGCCATCATGGCGGCATAGATTTCATAAGCGCTGATCGCCCGCTTATATACCGCCATATCTCCTTGTTGCTCAATTTGGAGCAGCACAACAGTTGTGTGCAGCCGCTGCACCGCGGTACTCAGGCAAGTTAGAATGTCGCTAGGTATCAGGCCGCGCGGCGAGCAGTGCCCGTGGATTGTCTGCCAAGTCGAGTAGATCAGCGGCCGCTTGATAATGGCCGGCACAATATCCCGGATGACGGGCGGGCGGGCCCCGAGTTTGCACAAATGAACGAGCAGACGATAGGCGCTGCCGAAATCGGCGGGGGCGTCTCCATGGGGGCCACCGCACATAACTTACCCCGCTCGCGACTCAACCAGCACCGCTCGCACGCCAGGTGACGCTGTTGCGCCAAGCAGCGCGAGCGTGGATCGGTCTATCCTGCCTCTAAACACGAGTGCATTGGTCTTCGCCAGTTCCTCGATCGTATCCAGCGACATGACCGCGATATCCGCGCAAGCCGCCTCATCCACTCCGAAAATCCTTGAAGCCGCAGCGACGCTTTGCCGTGCTTCGCGTTGCAGAACAAGCAGGAAGCGGTAATTCAACGCATGAAGTTCATTTGATTCGGCAATCATTTAGGCTTTCCGAGGGAGAAATTTCGAGGGTCAAACTCCGGGCCATCCAATATCGATGGCGCCGCCGCAGGCACAGAGGCAGGTTTGAATTGGGGTAGGGTTGTGCCGCGTTCGGCGATCAAGCCCTGGCGCAGCAACCCACGCAAGCGACGGGCGCGATCGCGGTAGGCGAGCGGAGCCAGTAATTCGTATAACTCCGGGTCTTCTATCTGAGAGAGGGTCAAGGTCAGCCGCATAACTATGCCGCGTTACCCGCTGCTCGCGCCGCCGATGCTGCAAGCCGTTCGCCGATGTAC belongs to Opitutaceae bacterium and includes:
- the tnpB gene encoding IS200/IS605 family element transposase accessory protein TnpB; translated protein: MLVLQSYRYAMHRAKPLEARFRRFAGARRWVWNKALALQFDARSRGEKVPRYVDLANRLPRWKLEHPWLKEIHSQVLQQALKDLDRAWAKRFKDLSAVKRGEMRPMDAAGEPSFRRYGIGDSFRYPQPKPEHVDAANGRVFLPKIGWARYRNSRRPEGQPKQITVSLDAGRWVVSITSEVERQAGALPCAGEVIGADRGVTDTLALSNGHRVAPLNALKRSAYRLKRYQRAVARKIEAQKRAMGLDPKAPFPKGVRPGKSNRQRRAEQRVARCHRHIANQRRDWLHKETTQIANRAAVVVLEDLNIRNMTASAKGCAEAPGRNVRQKAGLNRAILDQGWHALEALLRYKLGWRGGEVIKVSPAYTSQKCSCCGHVDAASRNGKHYLCTACGHAEDADINAAKNILAAGLAVLAGRTAARMDVEDAVQPSRPMKRQPASAKGGAACNP
- the tadA gene encoding Flp pilus assembly complex ATPase component TadA, coding for MSLIEKIVDLVEDTTMPDGQIIDLHAIEDGPLKIRVPTGWRDTDLKKVPAEWLNDMLLVIDKNWSNNLATRGTISCTVDMNSCRLRCTAFRERSGRKRGLVMRKVPYKPISLEKLGLPIQIMKLIAQMRGLVLVTGQTGAGKTTSIASLLTHINETYRNHIITIEDPIEYEIFDQQSIVTQREVPTDIPSFAHGIHDAMRQSPDVIFVSEIRDADTAETVLRASESGHLVLATLHASSAIGAIQKLLSFFPSNEWDGRLSTIANNLLMAVYQTLIPTADGMRFAMAAEYLCNHNQQIANNLLHRDRWPQAVEYAKRSEDRVSRLLNASIMELLLSKTIAPSAAIQASNNRIDLRDKMQAAQISLLDQTREREVALSR
- a CDS encoding flagellar transcriptional regulator FlhD — encoded protein: MIAESNELHALNYRFLLVLQREARQSVAAASRIFGVDEAACADIAVMSLDTIEELAKTNALVFRGRIDRSTLALLGATASPGVRAVLVESRAG